AAAGCTCAAGTGGACCAAGGCCTTCCAGGAGGCCAGGCTCCAGAGGGCTAAGAGAAAGTGATTTCTTTCTTTTCCTTCCCGTTTCTAACTTCGGCGTTTCTTGTATGTTGATGCCTTTCCAAAAAACCTATTAACTACTCGGTCAACTAACTTCGGTGTTGCCAATGGCCGAGAGGAAAATAGAAAGAACACTCGTCATACTCAAGCCCGACGCAGTTGTCAGGGGATTAATGGGAGAAATAATAAGCCGTTTTGAGAAGCGCGGGCTTAAAATCGTCGGTATGAAGATGATATGGATCGACCGAGAGCTTGCCGAGAAGCACTACGAGGAGCACAGGGGTAAGCCCTTCTTCGAGCCGCTCATAGACTACATCACCAAGGCACCGAGCGTTGTAATGGTGGTTGAGGGCAGATACGCCATAAGCGTCGTCAGGAAGATGGCCGGTGCCACCGACCCTAAGGACGCCGAACCGGGGAGCATACGCGGTGACTACGGCCTCGACGTCGGCGATGCCATCTACAACGTTGTCCACGCTAGCGACAGCCCCGAGAGTGCCGAGAGGGAGATAAACCTCTACTTCAAGCCCGAGGAGATATTTGAGTACTGCAAGGCTGCTGACTGGTTCTACCACACCCACGCAAAGGGAAAGAAGGAGTACCTTGACAGCATGAACTGCCTTGAGCGCTAGTCGATCACGAGAGCCCGCTTGTCTTTTTCTTTAGCCTTCCTTTTGAAAAGTTTCGCGTATTCTTCCATGACCTCCCTGCACTCTTCACCTGTGTTCTGCTTTGATCTTCTGACGGTGTAGCTTCCCCAGATGACCATTGAGACGAAGGCCAGGGAGAAAAGCGCCGCCGCTGTCAGCGCGCCGGGGCCTAGGGAGGCGCCCACGATGGCAGGCAGGAAAATGAATCCGTAGCCTAGAACTTTATCCTTCGTGCCTGCGGATGGGGCCCTCAGCACACATTCCACCAGCTCCCTCCAGCGAGGGAACTCCTCGATGACCTTTCCGCCCACCACGAGGGCCTTCCCGAGTTTGTATATCGCGTAGCTCTCCCCGTCGGTGAGGCAGTCCAGACCGTTCTTACTTACCAATTCTTTGAGCTCTCCTCTGCAGGGAATCGCCTTAAGGGCGCGCAGAGGATTTCTGTCTGAGAGCACTAGGAGAACCGCGAGCAGGGCCGAGCCGAGGACAAAGAACATAAAGTTCACGCTCGCGGATAATCCAATATCCATACTTAAAAGATACCAAATAAGAAGTGAAGCCCCCGTCATCTCGTCTATTGCCAGGCTTTCCTTCGAGCGGAACCAGAGGTAAAGAACCGCCACGAGCGTCGCCATGAAAGTTTCGAGGCCCATAAGTCCGTTTGGGGTAAACTCACCAAAGGGTGTTGAAACAACTAAGATGGCTCCATTGGGGATCTCCCAACCCCCATAGAGTACCCAGTCCGTCAGGTAGGTGAACAGCGGAATTGCCATCGCCGCCATCACCAGCTCGCCCGCCCGTCCCTTGAATCTGCCGTAGACGAACGCGAGGAGCATCCCAACCCCTGTCCCGATCGCAAACCCTATCATCGCACCACCGCACAGAATTACCACGGCTGTTTTTAATTTTTGCGCCGCCGAACCCTTTAAAAGCCCCCGCCGGAGTTAAGCTCAGAGGTGAGGACAATGACGAAGAGGATTAGGCAACCGATTATAGCGGTTCTTGGTCATGTTGATCACGGCAAGACGACCCTGCTTGATAGGATCAGGCGCACAAATGTTGCCGGCAAAGAAGCCGGCGGAATAACCCAGCACATAGGCGCGACTGAGGTTCCCATCGATACCATAAAGCAGCTTGCCGGCCCTCTGATGAAGCTCTGGAAGGGCGAGATAAAGCTCCCCGGCCTGCTCTTCATAGACACCCCCGGCCATGAGGCATTCACGAGCCTGCGCGCGAGGGGAGGAAGCCTGGCCGATTTGGCTGTTCTCATTGTGGACATCAACGAGGGCTTCCAGCCCCAGACGATAGAGAGCATCGAGATACTGAGGAGGAACAGGACGCCGTTCATAGTTGCCGCCAACAAGATAGACAGGATAAAGGGCTGGAAGGTCGAGGAGGACGAGCCGTTCTTAGTCAACATCAAGAAGCAGGATCAGAGGGCCCAGGGGGAGCTTGAGACCAAGCTCTGGGAGCTGATAGGCAAGTTTTACGAGATGGGCTTCCAGGCGAACCGCTTTGACCGTGTCCAGAACTTCACTCGCGAGCTGGCGATAGTTCCGATTTCGGCCAAGTACGGCATAGGCGTCCCCGAGCTGCTCGTCCTTATCGCGGGTCTCAGCCAGAAGTACCTGGAGGAGAAGCTCAAGATTGAGGTCGAGGGCCCGGCGCGCGGCACAATCCTTGAGGTTAGGGAGGAACTTGGCCTCGGGACAACGATAGACGTTATAATCTACGACGGAACGCTCCACAAGGACGACACGATAGTGGTCGGCGGCAAGGACAAGGCGATAGTCACCAAAATCCGCGCCCTTCTCAAGCCAAAGCCCCTCGACGAGATACGCGACCCGAGGTTCCGCTTCGACCAGGTTGATGAGGTCGTTGCCGCTGCAGGTATAAAGATAGCCGCACCGGGACTTGAGGAGGCCCTCGCAGGCTCGCCGGTCATAGCAGCCCGCTCCGACGAGGAGGTCGAGAAGGCCAAGCAGGAAATCCTGAACCAGATACAGAGCGTTGTCATAAGCACCGGCAAGGTCGGTGTGATAGTCAAGGCAGACACCCTCGGAAGCCTTGAGGCACTCAGCAAGGAGCTGGGAGAAAAGAACATTCCAATAAGGAAGGCCGACGTCGGGAACATCAGCAAGACGGACATCATGGAGGCTTTGAGCGTTCGCGAGGAGGAAGAGAAGTACGGCGTTGTCCTCGGCTTCAACGTGAAAGTCAACGAAGACGCCGAGGAAGTTGCGAAGGCCAAGGGGGTGCCCATCTTCACGGGCAACATCATCTACAAGCTCATCGAAGACTACGAGGCGTGGGTCAAGGCGGAGGAGGAGAAGAGGAAGCGCGAGCTCCTCAAGAACGTCACCTTCCCGGGGGTCATCAGGCTTTATCCGGACGAGCGTTACGTCTTCAGGAGGAGCAAGCCGGCCATAGTTGGCGTTGAGGTCATTGAGGGGAGGATAAGGCCCGGCGTGACACTGATAAAGCAGAACGGCGAGAAGGTCGGTGTCATCAAGTCTATCAAGAACAAGAACGACTTCGTCCAGGAGGCGAAGAAGGGCGAGGCAGTGGCAATAGCCATCGAGGGCGCGATAGTCGGCAGACACATACACCCCGGCGAGACGCTCTACGTTGACCTGAGCAAGAACGATGTCATAATCCTCGCCAAGCAGCTCAAGAACGAGCTGGACGAGACCGACATAAAGGCCCTCAAGATGACGGCGAAGGTGAAGGCCCAGAAGGACCCGTTCTGGAAGGCGGTTTAGCCTTCCAGAGCACGTTCAAGTTCTTTTTCTGAGCTAATGATTTTTATTCCTTCATGGCTGGCCGCTTTCAAGAAATCCGAATCGAAGGTTATTAAGTAGTCAAAGCCGTAAAAGATTGCAGTGGCGAGAATTATTGAGTCATTGGGAAGTAGGCCATAAGTGTCTATCAGCCTCTCGGCCGTGGAGAATATGAACTCGTTGGTCTCGGCAAATTTGAACATTCTAAGGAGATCGTAGATTGGCTGTTTGTTGAGCGATTTCACAAGATCCGGTTTTCTCTTCAGAGTGATATAGCTTCGTCCCGTTTTCATTTTCAGGTAAATGAAAATGACCTCCGAGGCCACGGTTCCGTTGATGTATGCATCCACCTCTGACTCCACAAGGGTCTCTATGATCCTCTTGGCGGCCTCGTTGCCCTTTAAATGTTCGACTATGATGGTGGAATCAACCATAAAGCTCCTCATAAATCTCCACCTTGAGCTCGACGGCGGACTTCTCAGTCTTAAGGATCCCAAAAGTCTCGTTGATGATTTTTTTCTTCCTTCTCAGGGAGGTTATGTACCTCTTAACCTCCTTTTCCAGTTCGCGGGGAACCTCAATTTTTACGGTCTCCATCGCCACACCCGTTTAATATTTGGCCCTTTGAAATATAACCCTTGCGTTCATCCAAGCATTCTCAAAAGCTCCTCGGCCCTCTCGAAGTCCCCCTGCTCAATGAGCTCGCCCACCGTGAAGTAAAGGCCTATGAGTTCGAGGTTCTCCTCGGGCCTCTGAAGTAGTTCGTTCAGCTTGGCTTTGAGTTCCCTTTTGGCTTCACTCACGGCGTCATCCGAATAGCGGGCGTATTTCAGGCCCTTCAGCAGGCCGAGGAGCTCGCGGGCTTCGGCCGAGATGGACTCCCGGGTTTTCTGCACCCCTGCATTTTTCTTTTTCTTTTTCTCAGGGTTAAGCTCGTCGGGGTCAATCCCTTTCTTCTTGAGGAATTCGTACCATTCTTTCCCGTATACCTTTTCCGGTTTTACTACCTCTGGGTGCATCTTTTTGAGTTCGATTATGTGATCGCCAATTACGTCCAAGGGGTGCTTTTCGGGATTGAGGAATTCGAGAACGCTGAGTGCATCCTTCGCGTGCTTTATTTTCATCAGGCCAACGTGGACGAGATTTTCAGGATCTCCATACGTTTCTGCCAACTTCTTCGCGGCATCTATTGCAATATCTATCGTTTTCTCTATTTTCTTTTCCTCATCCTTTGGTATTATCTTCGGTGACTTGGAGAGAATTTCTTCTAGCAGCATGAGTTTGAGGTAATCCCCATGCTTCTCTATGAATTCGTCGAAGCTTGGTAGCTGAACAACAGTACCTTTAGCGTTCGGTTCAAAGTCACTACGGATTTTTTTTACGGGTTTTATTGCATAATATGTATCGCCAGTTTTTTGCCCCTTTCCTATCAGTATTTCTCGGTATTTTTTCTCTAATCTTTCCGCTCCGTATTTCCAACTTGCGATCCCCGCGAGTATTCCTATTATGGCATCGTATGCAAACTCGTCATACCCTTTCTTTTTACCTATCAATATATATCTTCCGTTATTGTCTCCATAGTGGAGGTGTGTGTGGCATAGGCCACTTCGCCATCCGACACGCCTGCTGCATGCCCGGCCATCTTCGATATGTGCGTATCTGTTGACGGTGCATATACGTCGACTTCTACTGTTTTCTTCCTGCCGAACCTTCCAGGGACGATCTTCTTTGCCTTGATCTTATGCATCATCACCATCCGGCACACCCCTCAACTTTTGTCCTCAAAAGAGATAAGCCTTTCGAAATCCTCCAAGTCCCACACAAGCCATCCTTCAGCTCTTAACTCTTCCTTTCCTTTCAAACTCTTTGCCACGAGCCCGTAGCTCTTTTCCCATCCCTCAAGGTCAACTAACTCCGCCTTCCTCTCCAAGTCCTTTAAAATTCTCCTCGCCTCCCGCTCGCTAAGGCCTTTCCACTTCACTTCGATGAAGAGCGCCTTTCTCTCGCGCTCGTTCAAAGCCACCAGATCAATCTCCTCGCCCCTACGCCACCATCTGCCAAGTTTCATGAAGCGGAAGCCCGTGAGCCTTAAGAAAACTTCCGGATTCCTGATGAGTTTCTCGAAGACGGAACCCATGTAGGCGTTAAAGTCGCTCTTTGAGCGCTCCCATACTTCCTCTGCCAGTCCTGCCTCAAGATAGCCCTTGTTCGGCAGCACGTAGCGGAACCAGAAGGCAAAGTAGTTGTCGGCTATCGAGTACAGCCCTCTCTTGCTTGCTTCTTTAAGCGTTGCGGTCACCGGGACTTCGCGCTCAACTATTTCAAGCCTCTGGAGAACTGCTAAGTACTTCGACACGAGGCTCTTGTCGAGGCCCGTTGAGTTCACAATCCCTCCAAACCTGCTCCTCCCGGCCGCTATCGCCTGCAGTATGGCGAAGTAGTTTGCCGGTTCTCTGAGCTCCTCCCTAAGCAAGAACTCCGCCTCCTCGTAGAGGAAGGCACCCTTGGAGAGCACCCTCTCGACCACGTTCTCGTCGAAGCTTTTCTCCGGGCTGAACTGGAGAAGATAAGCCGGAATCCCTCCTGTTATGCTCCAGACCTTGGCGAGCTCTTCAACGGTGTAGCCGGGCAGGAACTCCCCGATGTGGAAGAAGGGAATCTCGGTTAAGCGCCACTGGCCGGTTCTCCTCCCGTAGAGCGGGCTTTTATAGGCCAAAACCTCGTTTTCCATAGCCGAGACGCTTGAACCGCAGAGGATGAGCATTATCTTTGTTTCGGACAGTTTCAAGTCCCAGGCCCTCTGGAGAAGCGAGAGGACCGGACGGTAGTGCTCAACTAACAGGGGGAACTCGTCGATTATCAGAATCACCCTCTCATCGCCGATCCTTTCAGCAAAAGCCGTGAGGAGCTCGTCGATGTCCCTAAAGACCACTTTTCCAAAGAGTTTGTCTCCAAGGAACTCCGCCAAAAGACTCTGGAGTTCTTTCAGGTTGTTCTTGTATGGTTTCTCCGTTGCCAGAAAGTAGACGTGGGGCTTGTCCCTCGCAAAGTGGAGGAGCAGTTCGGTCTTGCCGATTCTCCTCCTCCCATAGATCACGAGGAACTCAGCCCTATCACTGGAGTATGCCCTCTCAAGGAACTCCAGCTCGCGTTTTCTGTTCACGAACTTTTGTCTACTCATGAGTATAATACTTGCGGTTCAACTATTTAAAAGTTGTGGGAGTGATATCCACTTGATAGTTAACCTTTCCTCACGAGCTCAACCACCGCCTCAACGT
This window of the Thermococcus thermotolerans genome carries:
- the ndk gene encoding nucleoside-diphosphate kinase encodes the protein MAERKIERTLVILKPDAVVRGLMGEIISRFEKRGLKIVGMKMIWIDRELAEKHYEEHRGKPFFEPLIDYITKAPSVVMVVEGRYAISVVRKMAGATDPKDAEPGSIRGDYGLDVGDAIYNVVHASDSPESAEREINLYFKPEEIFEYCKAADWFYHTHAKGKKEYLDSMNCLER
- the infB gene encoding translation initiation factor IF-2, which codes for MRTMTKRIRQPIIAVLGHVDHGKTTLLDRIRRTNVAGKEAGGITQHIGATEVPIDTIKQLAGPLMKLWKGEIKLPGLLFIDTPGHEAFTSLRARGGSLADLAVLIVDINEGFQPQTIESIEILRRNRTPFIVAANKIDRIKGWKVEEDEPFLVNIKKQDQRAQGELETKLWELIGKFYEMGFQANRFDRVQNFTRELAIVPISAKYGIGVPELLVLIAGLSQKYLEEKLKIEVEGPARGTILEVREELGLGTTIDVIIYDGTLHKDDTIVVGGKDKAIVTKIRALLKPKPLDEIRDPRFRFDQVDEVVAAAGIKIAAPGLEEALAGSPVIAARSDEEVEKAKQEILNQIQSVVISTGKVGVIVKADTLGSLEALSKELGEKNIPIRKADVGNISKTDIMEALSVREEEEKYGVVLGFNVKVNEDAEEVAKAKGVPIFTGNIIYKLIEDYEAWVKAEEEKRKRELLKNVTFPGVIRLYPDERYVFRRSKPAIVGVEVIEGRIRPGVTLIKQNGEKVGVIKSIKNKNDFVQEAKKGEAVAIAIEGAIVGRHIHPGETLYVDLSKNDVIILAKQLKNELDETDIKALKMTAKVKAQKDPFWKAV
- a CDS encoding type II toxin-antitoxin system VapC family toxin — protein: MRSFMVDSTIIVEHLKGNEAAKRIIETLVESEVDAYINGTVASEVIFIYLKMKTGRSYITLKRKPDLVKSLNKQPIYDLLRMFKFAETNEFIFSTAERLIDTYGLLPNDSIILATAIFYGFDYLITFDSDFLKAASHEGIKIISSEKELERALEG
- a CDS encoding ATP-binding protein gives rise to the protein MSRQKFVNRKRELEFLERAYSSDRAEFLVIYGRRRIGKTELLLHFARDKPHVYFLATEKPYKNNLKELQSLLAEFLGDKLFGKVVFRDIDELLTAFAERIGDERVILIIDEFPLLVEHYRPVLSLLQRAWDLKLSETKIMLILCGSSVSAMENEVLAYKSPLYGRRTGQWRLTEIPFFHIGEFLPGYTVEELAKVWSITGGIPAYLLQFSPEKSFDENVVERVLSKGAFLYEEAEFLLREELREPANYFAILQAIAAGRSRFGGIVNSTGLDKSLVSKYLAVLQRLEIVEREVPVTATLKEASKRGLYSIADNYFAFWFRYVLPNKGYLEAGLAEEVWERSKSDFNAYMGSVFEKLIRNPEVFLRLTGFRFMKLGRWWRRGEEIDLVALNERERKALFIEVKWKGLSEREARRILKDLERKAELVDLEGWEKSYGLVAKSLKGKEELRAEGWLVWDLEDFERLISFEDKS